Genomic window (Saccharothrix australiensis):
CGGTAGCCGCGTTCACCCACCACCGTGTCGAGCCCGTCGGGCAGCGACTCGACCAGCGGCCGGAGCCGGGCGCGGTCCAGGGCGTCCCACAGCTCGGCCTCGGTGGCCTCCGGCCGCGGGTAGGTCAGGTTCGCGCGGACCGTGTCGTGGAACAAGTGCCCGTCCTGCGTGACCACCCCGACCGCGCCGCGCAGCGAGTCGAACGCCAGCTCGCGGACGTCCACACCGGACAGGCGCACCGCGCCGTCGTCCACGTCGTAGAGGCGGGGCACCAGCGAGGCGATCGTCGACTTGCCCGCGCCGGACGACCCGACCAGCGCGACCAGTTGGCCGGGCTCGGCGCGGAAGCTGATGCCGTGCAGGACCTCCTGGCCGCCGCGGGTGTCCAGGGTGGCCACCGACTCCAGCGAGGCGAGCGAGACCCTGTCCGCCGCCGGGTACCCGAACCGGACGCGGTCGAACTCCACCGACACGGGGCCGTCGGGCAGGGCGGCGGGGCGCGGCGACTCGTCGATCATCGGCTTGAGGTCGAGCACCTCGAAGACCCGCTCGAACGAGACGAGCGCGGTCATGACGTCGACCCGCGCGTTGGCCAGGGCGGTGAGCGGCGAGTACAGGCGGCTCAGCAGCAGCGCCAGCGACACGACGGTGCCCGCGGCGAGGTGGCCGGTGAGGGCGAGGTAGCCGCCCAGCCCGTAGACGAGGGCCTGGGCGAGCGCCGACACCAGCGTCAGCCCGGTCATGAACCAGCGGGTGGCCATCGCGGTGCGCACGCCGATGTCGCGGACGCGGGCGGCCCGCTCGCCGAACTCGGCGGCCTCGGCGCGCGGGCGGCCGAACAGCTTGACCAGCGTCGCGCCGGGCGCGGAGAAGCGCTCGGTCATCTGCGTGGTCATGCCCGCGTTGAGCGTCGACGCCTCGCGCTGGAGGTCGGCCATCCGGTTGCCCATGCGCCGCGCGGGCAGCGCGAACACCGGCAGCAGGAGCAGCGCCAGCGCCGTGACCTGCCAGGAGAGCGTGAACATGACGCCGAGCGACAAGCCGAGCTGGATGACGTTGGTGACGACGCCGGACAGCGTCGAGGTGAACGCCCGCTGCGCGCCGATGACGTCGTTGTTGAGGCGGCTGACCAGCGCACCGGTGCGGGTGCGCGTGAAGAAGGCGACCGGCATCCGCTGGACGTGCTCGTACACGGCCCGCCGCAGGTCGTAGATGAGCCCTTCCCCGATCCGCGCCGACTGCCACCGCTCGGCCAGGCCGAGCCCGGCGTCGAGGAGCGCGATGCCGGCGATCACGACGGCCGGCCAGACGACGACCGACACGTCCCGCCCGCCGACGATGGCGTCCACCACCCGGCCGGCGAGGATCGGGGTGCTCACGGCGAGGACCGAGGACACGACGGTCAGGAGCAGGAAGGCGACCAGCTTCGCCCGGTGCGGGCGGGCGAACGCGAGCACCCTCCGGAACGTGCCCCGCCGCACCCCCTTGGGCAAGTCGGAAGCCGCCATCGCACTGCGCATCAAGCCACGGGACCCGTCCACACCAGACTGGAACACCCGCCGACCTGGCAACCTTCCCGACTACGCCGACGGCGAACCCACCCCGCTCACGCCACCCCTGCGACACCCGACAGCAGCCACCCCTTCGGCGGCAACCGTCAGCAGCCACCCCTTCGGCGGCAACCGTCAGCAGCCACCCCTTCGGCGACCAGCCCCCGACACCCAGCCCTGGAGCGGCATCCCTCGGCGCCCGTCAACGGCCGGTTCCTCAGCGTGTTCTCAGCGCGAGCACGCGATTGTCGGTATGCCACGGGAGAATGGAATCGGGGGCCGGAGGCCAACCCGCATCACCGCACCACTACGAAAACGACCGCCACCGATCACCCGATCCAGCACGGGAACCGACAGCGCGATCACCGGGCGAAGTCACCCGATCCAAAACACCGGATCATCCGATCATTCCGGGGTCGAGCCCGGACAACCCCACCGGGCCACCCCTCAAAACCGCTCAGCCGGAACCACGCGCAACCG
Coding sequences:
- a CDS encoding ABC transporter ATP-binding protein, yielding MRSAMAASDLPKGVRRGTFRRVLAFARPHRAKLVAFLLLTVVSSVLAVSTPILAGRVVDAIVGGRDVSVVVWPAVVIAGIALLDAGLGLAERWQSARIGEGLIYDLRRAVYEHVQRMPVAFFTRTRTGALVSRLNNDVIGAQRAFTSTLSGVVTNVIQLGLSLGVMFTLSWQVTALALLLLPVFALPARRMGNRMADLQREASTLNAGMTTQMTERFSAPGATLVKLFGRPRAEAAEFGERAARVRDIGVRTAMATRWFMTGLTLVSALAQALVYGLGGYLALTGHLAAGTVVSLALLLSRLYSPLTALANARVDVMTALVSFERVFEVLDLKPMIDESPRPAALPDGPVSVEFDRVRFGYPAADRVSLASLESVATLDTRGGQEVLHGISFRAEPGQLVALVGSSGAGKSTIASLVPRLYDVDDGAVRLSGVDVRELAFDSLRGAVGVVTQDGHLFHDTVRANLTYPRPEATEAELWDALDRARLRPLVESLPDGLDTVVGERGYRLSGGERQRLTIARLLLARPRVVILDEATAHLDSESEAAVQEALAEALDGRTALVIAHRLSTIRAADQILVVEDGRVVERGTHGELLAEEGRYAELYRTQFDDAPAAA